One genomic segment of Impatiens glandulifera chromosome 6, dImpGla2.1, whole genome shotgun sequence includes these proteins:
- the LOC124943314 gene encoding protein Brevis radix-like 4, with protein sequence MFQRTISEAAGERSFKCSIVKEVITIVSAELKGMTESLPEEVLSNESFKLLCSRIEGFLSYDEHERQTMGRSSFEDNGDHLSQTNEVNNKSSISSQTCHENESSRYVGVAIHGMKELNDQFEHGVYVTLIQLQNGSKLFKRVKFSKRRFSEEQADEWWKENKDRWLKKYNPPPLTSSDETESSDGHTSTTT encoded by the exons ATGTTTCAAAGAACGATTTCAGAAGCAGCTGGAGAAAGATCTTTCAAATGTTCGATTGTAAAGGAGGTCATTACAATTGTTTCAGCTGAG CTGAAAGGAATGACAGAAAGTTTGCCAGAGGAGGTACTTAGCAatgaaagttttaaattattgtgCAGTCGGATTGAAGGATTTCTAAGCTATGATGAACATGAAAGGCAAACAATGGGCAGAAGCTCATTTGAGGATAACGGGGACCACCTATCACAAACAAATGAAGTTAACAACAAGTCATCAATATCATCTCAGACATGCCATGAGAATGAAAGTTCTAGATATGTTGGTGTTGCAATTCATGGGATGAAAGAACTTAATGATCAATTTGAACATGGTGTCTATGTTACCTTAATACAACTACAGAACGGTTCAAAACTCTTCAAGAGAGTAAAATTCAG CAAAAGAAGATTCTCAGAGGAACAAGCAGATGAGTGGTGGAAGGAAAACAAAGATAGATGGCTAAAGAAGTATAACCCACCACCATTGACAAGCAGTGATGAAACTGAATCATCCGATGGTCATACTAGTACTACCACCTAG